TCCATGACTCAGTATCCTGACCTGTTCGCGGCCCTCGCCGCGCCTTTTGCGTCGCACGAAGTGAAGGTCCGTCCCCAGGCGGGCCGTCAGCTCCATTACATCACCGCTCGAACGGCCATGAACCGCCTCGACAGTGTTCTGGGGCCAGAAAACTGGTGGGACTCCTATCAACCCTCCGAGCATTCGGTGCTTTGCACCCTCACGATCCGGCTTCCGGACGGCTCGACCCTCTCGAAGTCCGACGCCGGCGGCTACGCCGGCATGTCGGACCAGGGGGACGACGACAAGAGCGGCTACAGCGACGCCTTCAAACGCGCCGCCGTGAAGTTTGGCGTGGCCCGCTACCTCTACCGCGACGGCGTCCCCGAGTTTGTTCGGGAACGTGTGGCAGCCTCGGCCCCGGCCGTCGCCGTGGCGGCGGCGGAGGGCTCGGCTCCGGCTCCTTCGACTCGGGAAGGATCGGCTCCCGAGCCCCGATCGGAGCGTGATCGAGAGCGATCGTCTCGATCGGAACATGGCGCCTCGGGCGGCATCGTCGGCACTCCTCCTCGGAGCGGCCGGGCCCTGTTCGCCTGGGTCAAGGATCAGGAGCAGCGGCACGAGGTCGGCCTGCTCCCCTATCTGAACAAATGGGGCAAGCTCCAGGATTATCCCGGTCGCATGATCGACTGGGACGCCGAGCAGGTGGCCAACGCCTATCAGGAAGCCATCCGCAAGATCCAGGCGAGCGTGCCCGACCGTAATGAGGCCCTTGAGGAGGCGCTGGCCAACTGACCGTTCGGATCAAACGGGACGATCGCCTGTTCGGAGCCAGCCGATCACGCCATTGCCCCGCCGAACAGTCCGAGCCCCTCAAAGGCCGTCTTCGCCCCCCGGCCGCTTCATGGCGACCGCGGGGGCGTTTTGGTTTCGAAACCGGATGCAATGCTCCTTCCAGCGGCCCGAGCGATCAGGTCCGCAGGTCGGCCTCGCAAATGACCTCGAATCCGGTGTCACGCAAGATCTGGCCGGCCAGCTCCACATTGTCGATATGCATCGCCACGGCGGCTCGACCGTGGGGGTGAACGATCAAGGGGTAGGCGTAGTGGATATTCACCTCCCCCTGAAGCAAGGCGGTGCAAATGTCTCCCAGCGTCCGGGAGCCTGCGGTCAACTCGGCCACGAGCAGCTCGTTTTCGGCAAACGGCAGCTCAGACTTTTGCAGGATCTCTCGGCCTTGCTCGCTATGGCTAAGCATGATTCGCACGATGCAGCAATCGGCCGAATCGGCGATCGAGAGCCCGGCAATCCGGACCTTTGTCCCGGTGAACGATCGCACCAGTTCCAGCAATTGCCCGACACGATTCTCCAGAAACACGGAGAATTGCGTGATGGTCGGCCACGAGTAGCCTTCCAGGGTCTCGAACCCCAGTCCGCTCTCGCCTCCTCCTTCGCCCAGACTCATGGCGTCTCCCTGCTCATCCCTGGAGCCGATGCGACGCAGCCGATCCCTTTGGGAGAGAAGTTCCCGGAGCGGCTCGGGCTCGAATCCGAATCGATGTGACTCACCCGAACCGGTGATCGTTTCAAATGTTAATGAGCAACCGGTTCCCGGTCAATCATCCTCTCTGTTCCCCACCTTCGGAACCCTCGGGCCTTCCCTTCCCGGGCACCTCGGCGATTTGGGGAAAGCCCGGCCCCTCTGGTTGCCGATGGGAAGATGACACAAGCGGATTGAATCTCTCGGGGGCCGTGGGCGTCCCTGGAGAGAATGGGGCTCTGCGCCGGTTGGACCGGCGCCGCCAGTGGTGATCGGAGCCTCTGTTCCTGTTTCAAGTTCCCCAACCGCACGTCCCGGGGCGATCCGGAATCGACCGGCTCGAACCCGCAACGGCCGGGCGGCCCGCTCCCCTCCGAGAGGTGGTATTCATGTACTGGCGACTGCGTGACCTGGTCCGGGCCGGGGCGGCCGCGGGCCTGCTCTTCGCGATGGCCGGCCCGATGCTCCGGGCCCAGGAGCCGACCGAGCCCCTGCCCGGTGCCTCGATGCTGGGCGAAACCATCGACATTCTCCGCGCCCAGCGGACCGGTGCCCTTGAGGTCGAGGCCCGAGGCGCGGGGAACGACCGGGTCGAGCTGCGACTCCGCAACACGTCCAACCGACGGCTCCACGTCGTCTTGCCTCCGGGGCTGGTGGCCTCGGCGGCGGCCGGCCAGTTCCAGAGCATGGGCCTGGGCACGCCGACCAATCAGCCCGAAGCCTTCGGCCGGTTCGAGTCCCTGGCCCCGGCCAATCTGCCCGGCTTCCGGTCGATCGCCGTCAGCAGCTCCTCGGCCGGCGAGGCGGTTACGGTTCCTGCCGGTCAGGAAGTCTCCGTCGGTCTGCCGGCGGTCTGCCTCAACTACGGCCTGCCCGATCCGAAGCCCTCGAACCGCTTCGAGCTGATGGACGTGTCCGAGTACACCCCCGACCCCCGCGTGCAGAAGGCCCTGCGGTCGCTGGCGACCCTCGGCACCGGCCGTCGGGTGGCTCAGGTCGTCATGTGGCACGCCTGCAACGGCCTCTCCGTGCCTCAGGTCGCCCGGCTCGCTCCCAAGCTCGCCAACAAGTGGGAACTCGCTCTGGCCGGTCGCTTCATCGAAGCGCTCGACGCCTCGACCGCCGGTGATCTTGTCGATCCGGCCTACCTGACCGCCAACCGCGTCTTCGTCCGGGTTCAAGGCGAAGGCGACCTGGCCGACGACGCCGCTCGCCTGGCCGACTCGCTCGACGGCTCGACCCTCTTCGGCCTGCCCGTTCAGACCGTCCGGGGCTCCGAGAACCCGGTTGCCTCCGGTCCTGCCCTCTCGCTGGTCATCACCCTCGTCGGCTCGTCCGACAGCCAGACGGCCGGCCGCGTCGCCGTGCATGGCCTCGGGCTCGATCAGGAATGGGTCCACGGCGGATCGGCCAAGCTGGCGATCGACGTCCCCGCGACCTCGCTCGACGGCGCGATTCTCGTCTCGGCCGTCGATCGTGCCGTCGCCGGTCAGTTCGTTAAGGTCCGCCGCGTCGGATCGAGCGACGGTCTCACCCGGCTCCGCGTCGAAAACGGC
The Tautonia marina genome window above contains:
- a CDS encoding Rad52/Rad22 family DNA repair protein; translated protein: MTQYPDLFAALAAPFASHEVKVRPQAGRQLHYITARTAMNRLDSVLGPENWWDSYQPSEHSVLCTLTIRLPDGSTLSKSDAGGYAGMSDQGDDDKSGYSDAFKRAAVKFGVARYLYRDGVPEFVRERVAASAPAVAVAAAEGSAPAPSTREGSAPEPRSERDRERSSRSEHGASGGIVGTPPRSGRALFAWVKDQEQRHEVGLLPYLNKWGKLQDYPGRMIDWDAEQVANAYQEAIRKIQASVPDRNEALEEALAN
- a CDS encoding acetolactate synthase; the encoded protein is MSLGEGGGESGLGFETLEGYSWPTITQFSVFLENRVGQLLELVRSFTGTKVRIAGLSIADSADCCIVRIMLSHSEQGREILQKSELPFAENELLVAELTAGSRTLGDICTALLQGEVNIHYAYPLIVHPHGRAAVAMHIDNVELAGQILRDTGFEVICEADLRT